In Haloterrigena turkmenica DSM 5511, a single genomic region encodes these proteins:
- a CDS encoding HalX domain-containing protein produces the protein MATDTPSVLIVEDEPDLANLYAAWLGDTCDLETAYDGETALDAIDETVDIVLLDRRMPGLSGDTILETIRDRELDCRVAMVTAVEPDFDIIEMGFDDYLVKPVSKAELRRIVDQLTLRSSYDAQLQEFFALASKKALLDAQKTDAELKSSQEYAQLRDRLAVLRVQVNDTMEELLEQDGYRQLCQDIARDSILQESN, from the coding sequence ATGGCCACTGATACCCCGTCCGTCCTGATCGTCGAAGACGAGCCCGATCTCGCGAACCTCTACGCCGCCTGGCTCGGCGACACCTGCGACCTCGAGACGGCCTACGACGGCGAGACCGCGCTCGACGCCATCGACGAGACGGTCGACATCGTCCTCCTCGACCGGCGGATGCCGGGGCTGTCCGGCGATACGATCCTCGAGACGATCCGCGACCGCGAGCTCGACTGCCGGGTCGCGATGGTCACGGCCGTCGAACCGGACTTCGACATCATCGAGATGGGGTTCGACGATTACCTGGTCAAACCCGTCTCGAAGGCGGAGCTGCGGCGGATCGTCGACCAGCTCACCCTGCGCTCGAGTTACGACGCACAGCTCCAGGAGTTCTTCGCGCTGGCCTCGAAGAAGGCGCTGCTGGACGCCCAGAAGACCGACGCCGAGCTCAAGTCCAGTCAGGAGTACGCGCAGCTTCGGGACCGGCTCGCGGTGCTTCGCGTCCAGGTCAACGACACGATGGAGGAACTGCTCGAGCAGGACGGCTACCGACAGCTCTGTCAGGACATCGCGCGGGATTCGATCCTCCAAGAGTCGAACTGA
- the purL gene encoding phosphoribosylformylglycinamidine synthase subunit PurL, giving the protein MSLADSDRELVVEELDREPTPAEAALFENLWSEHCAYRSSRPLLSAFDSEGEQVVVGPGDDAAVVALDDETYITMGIESHNHPSYVDPFDGAATGVGGIVRDTLSMGAYPIALADSLYFGEFDADHSRYLLEGVVEGISHYGNCIGVPTVAGSVDFHPDYEGNPLVNVACVGLTNEERLVTAEAQEPGNKLVLVGNGTGRDGLGGASFASEDLAEDAETEDRPAVQVGDPYTEKLLIEANEQLVDEGLIESARDLGAAGLGGASSELVAKGGLGAEIELERVHQREPNMNALEILLAESQERMCYEVEPENVDRVAEIAERFDLGCSVIGEVTEGNYTCTFEGETVVDVDAYFLGEGAPMNDLPSEEPEQPETDLPEVDLEEAFDAVVSSPNTASKRWIYRQYDHEVGVRTSVGPGDDAAIVAVREAGQGLAISSGAAPNWTDTAPYEGARAVALENATNIAAKGATPLAAVDCLNGGNPEKPDVYGGFTGIVDGLAEMCERLSAPVVGGNVSLYNDSVAGPIPPTPTLAMVGTKAGYDAPPLAVDAEDDSDLLLVGDLGLEGDARLGGSEYLARFDGSDAFPELPEDPASVVETLADVADDDATRAVHDVSHGGLAVALAEMVTDDAGLEVSIPVPESADETAAAAALFHEQPGRALIQTDSPDAVREAFDGVAPVVELGSATDDGRLEVTVGDRTIETDAAAIRERRETIERELE; this is encoded by the coding sequence ATGAGTCTTGCCGATTCGGACCGCGAACTCGTCGTCGAGGAACTGGACCGGGAGCCCACCCCGGCCGAGGCGGCGCTGTTCGAGAACCTCTGGAGCGAACACTGCGCGTACCGCTCCTCGCGACCCCTTCTCTCCGCGTTCGACAGCGAGGGCGAGCAGGTCGTCGTCGGGCCGGGCGACGACGCGGCGGTCGTCGCGCTCGATGACGAGACGTACATCACGATGGGAATCGAGAGCCACAACCACCCCTCCTACGTCGACCCGTTCGACGGCGCCGCGACGGGCGTCGGCGGGATCGTCCGGGACACGCTCTCGATGGGCGCCTACCCGATCGCGCTGGCCGACTCGCTGTACTTCGGCGAGTTCGACGCCGATCACTCCCGGTACCTCCTCGAGGGCGTCGTCGAGGGGATCAGCCACTACGGGAACTGCATCGGCGTTCCCACAGTTGCTGGCAGCGTCGACTTCCACCCCGACTACGAGGGGAACCCGCTCGTGAACGTCGCCTGCGTCGGCCTGACGAACGAGGAGCGACTCGTCACCGCCGAAGCGCAGGAACCGGGCAACAAACTCGTCCTCGTCGGGAACGGCACCGGTCGCGACGGCCTCGGCGGCGCCTCCTTCGCCAGCGAGGACCTCGCGGAGGACGCCGAGACCGAGGACCGACCCGCCGTGCAGGTCGGCGACCCCTACACCGAGAAACTGCTCATCGAGGCCAACGAGCAACTCGTCGACGAAGGCCTGATCGAGTCGGCCCGCGACCTCGGCGCCGCCGGTCTCGGCGGTGCCTCGAGCGAGCTCGTCGCCAAGGGCGGCCTCGGCGCGGAGATCGAACTCGAGCGGGTCCACCAGCGCGAACCGAACATGAACGCGCTCGAAATCCTGCTCGCCGAGTCCCAGGAGCGGATGTGCTACGAGGTCGAGCCCGAGAACGTCGATCGCGTAGCGGAGATCGCCGAGCGGTTCGACCTCGGCTGTTCGGTCATCGGCGAGGTCACCGAGGGCAACTACACCTGCACCTTCGAGGGCGAGACCGTCGTCGACGTCGACGCCTACTTCCTCGGCGAGGGTGCGCCGATGAACGACCTCCCCAGCGAGGAGCCCGAACAGCCCGAGACCGACCTCCCCGAGGTCGACCTCGAGGAGGCCTTCGACGCCGTCGTCTCGAGTCCGAACACCGCCTCGAAGCGGTGGATCTACCGCCAGTACGACCACGAGGTCGGCGTCCGCACGAGCGTCGGGCCGGGCGACGACGCGGCGATCGTCGCAGTGCGGGAAGCCGGGCAGGGGCTCGCGATTTCCTCCGGCGCCGCACCGAACTGGACCGACACCGCACCCTACGAGGGCGCCCGCGCGGTAGCCCTCGAGAACGCGACGAACATCGCGGCCAAGGGTGCGACGCCGCTGGCGGCCGTCGACTGCCTGAACGGCGGGAACCCGGAGAAGCCCGACGTCTACGGCGGCTTCACGGGCATCGTCGACGGCCTCGCCGAGATGTGCGAGCGCCTGTCGGCGCCGGTCGTCGGCGGGAACGTCTCGCTGTACAACGACTCCGTGGCGGGACCGATTCCGCCGACGCCGACGCTCGCGATGGTCGGAACGAAAGCGGGCTACGACGCGCCGCCGCTGGCCGTTGACGCCGAGGACGACAGCGACCTCCTGCTGGTCGGCGATCTCGGCCTCGAGGGCGACGCCCGACTGGGCGGCTCCGAGTACCTCGCCCGGTTCGACGGCAGCGACGCCTTCCCCGAACTCCCCGAGGACCCCGCTAGCGTCGTCGAAACCCTCGCCGACGTGGCCGACGACGACGCCACCCGCGCGGTCCACGACGTCAGCCACGGCGGCCTCGCGGTCGCGCTGGCGGAGATGGTCACCGACGACGCGGGCCTCGAGGTCTCGATTCCCGTCCCCGAATCGGCCGACGAGACGGCCGCCGCCGCGGCGCTATTCCACGAACAGCCCGGTCGCGCCCTGATCCAGACCGACTCGCCCGATGCGGTCCGCGAGGCGTTCGACGGTGTCGCACCCGTCGTCGAACTCGGGTCGGCGACCGACGACGGTCGACTCGAGGTGACGGTCGGCGACCGAACGATCGAAACTGACGCGGCCGCCATCCGCGAGCGACGCGAGACGATCGAGCGCGAACTCGAGTGA
- a CDS encoding DUF7344 domain-containing protein, whose product MTDDRRSPEEDPEPPATGPDGEGRDSEREDAGTRPLVSDGGLELGKLMDVLSHERRRYVVYYLQGSATDVVALDELVSTVGDWQTPPETEPTDDYLTDVERTLRHQHLPKLEAHGIVDFDPRTGTIRFWNDLPKRAWLEQARLEEVDAEAAGETGLDAETVADALRPILEVAHDHDVDLERSFCCYTDRSYPDWDVTITRMKNS is encoded by the coding sequence ATGACCGACGACCGAAGATCGCCCGAGGAGGACCCGGAACCGCCGGCCACCGGACCGGACGGTGAGGGCCGCGATTCCGAGCGGGAAGACGCCGGTACGCGGCCGCTCGTGTCGGACGGTGGACTCGAACTCGGGAAACTGATGGACGTACTGTCCCACGAACGACGGCGATACGTGGTGTACTATCTGCAGGGATCCGCCACCGACGTCGTGGCGCTCGACGAACTCGTATCGACGGTCGGTGACTGGCAGACGCCGCCCGAAACGGAACCGACGGACGACTACCTGACGGACGTCGAGCGGACGCTCCGCCACCAGCACCTCCCCAAACTGGAAGCCCACGGAATCGTCGATTTCGATCCCCGGACCGGAACGATCCGGTTCTGGAACGACCTCCCGAAGCGAGCGTGGCTCGAGCAGGCGAGACTCGAAGAGGTCGACGCCGAAGCGGCGGGTGAGACGGGCCTCGACGCGGAGACAGTGGCGGACGCGCTGCGGCCGATACTCGAGGTCGCGCACGACCACGACGTCGACCTCGAGCGGTCGTTTTGCTGCTACACCGACCGTTCGTATCCCGACTGGGACGTCACGATCACCCGAATGAAGAACTCCTGA